In one window of Clavelina lepadiformis chromosome 4, kaClaLepa1.1, whole genome shotgun sequence DNA:
- the LOC143453337 gene encoding very-long-chain 3-oxoacyl-CoA reductase-like: protein MVFQWIGIATITYLVIKLVYYLAQGAYLYFFRTYPDFNKYGKWSVITGATDGIGKETAFQLASRGQNIALISRNTERLKNVAKAIESNHNVQTKCLTMDFSGDEEIYDKIADFLQGLDIGTLINNVGTDQEIGRFLEQSNLSLIIRNLVRVNIMPVLKMTQIVLPGMVKRKRGLILNLSAFTILHPIGKYAIMNATKSFVDLFSRALSYEYESEGITIQSCLPGAVGTKAAQHVGDIEKMTSPKEYCTSWLATVDKTRRTHGHWQHAVESWVWVKIPTGLVQKLANYFYFEPGVKATQDSEKKK from the exons atggtttttCAATGGATTGGCATTGCAACTATAACATACTTGGTCATTAAGCTTGTATACTACCTGGCGCAAGGCGCTTACTTATATTTTTTCAGAACTTACCCggattttaataaatatgGAAAATGGTCAG TGATTACGGGAGCTACAGATGGCATTGGAAAAGAGACCGCATTTCAG CTTGCTTCACGTGGTCAAAATATTGCACTGATTAGCAGGAATACGGAACGGCTGAAAAACGTGGCAAAAGCAATTG AGAGCAACCATAATGTCCAAACCAAGTGTCTGACGATGGACTTTAGTGGCGACGAGGAAATATACGACAAAATAGCTGATTTCTTGCAAGGTCTCGATATTGGGACGCTCATTAATAATGTTGGAACGGACCAAGAAATTGGTCGCTTTCTTGAACAATCCAATCTTTCACTGATTATTAGAAACTTGGTTCGAGTGAACATAATGCCAGTGCTAAAG ATGACACAAATTGTGCTCCCTGGAATGGTGAAACGGAAACGAGGACTTATTTTGAATTTGTCTGCATTTACAATTCTTCATCCAATCggaaaatatgcaataatGAATGCAACAAAATCATTTGTCGACTTATTTTCTCGAGCACTAAGTTATGAATATGAAAGCGAAGGCATTACCATTCAA AGTTGCCTACCTGGTGCAGTTGGGACTAAAGCGGCACAACATGTTGGCGATATAGAAAAAATGACCAGCCCTAAAGAGTATTGCACATCATGGTTGGCAACAGTGGACAAGACAAGACGGACTCATGGTCACTGGCAACACGCAGTTGAG AGCTGGGTGTGGGTGAAAATTCCAACTGGTTTAGTACAAAAACTGgcaaactatttttattttgaacctGGCGTGAAAGCGACGCAAGATTCAGAGAAAAAGAAATGA
- the LOC143452013 gene encoding coelenterazine h 2-monooxygenase-like yields the protein MMKKFLLLLGYCFVIAKCQSISELESQSQIYVRQSGVINYVDTVENSDRVVLFLHGNPTSSYLWRNVIPHVSPIARCLAPDLIGMGKSSKIEGSLYTFQVQYKFLSRWIDSMNLPKKINLVVHDWGSGLGFHWANLNRDRVASITYMEGIVGPFESWEAGPPGIQPLRFYRSYDGEESVLQNNSFVNIWLSEGIIRQLTDEEWEVYREPYLEPGESRRPTLTWPREIPIASDGPADVVKFATDWNGFLSRSYNIPKLFIDAVPGGLSPYMREIVKDWPNQSTVRVRGIHFIQEDSPDHVGIAIRHFLRNKVLDPE from the exons ATGATGAAGAAATTCTTGCTGCTTCTTGGCTATTGCTTCGTCATAGCTAAATGCCAATCTATTTCCGAACTGGAATCTCAATCTCAAATTTATGTCAGGCAGTCTGGTGTCATCAACTACGTAGATACAG ttgaaAATTCAGATCGCGTTGTTCTCTTTCTCCATGGAAATCCTACGTCATCATACTTATGGAGAAACGTCATACCTCACGTCAGTCCCATCGCGCGTTGTCTCGCCCCCGATCTTATTGGTATGGGGAAGTCATCGAAGATCGAAGGATCTCTTTACACTTTTCAAGTTCAATATAAATTTCTTTCCAGGTGGATTGACTCAATGAACTTGCCTAAAAAG ATAAACCTCGTTGTCCATGACTGGGGTTCTGGACTTGGATTTCATTGGGCCAATTTGAATCGAGATCGCGTTGCGTCTATTACTTACATGGAGGGTATCGTTGGACCATTTGAAAGTTGGGAGGCCGGTCCACCCGGAATACAGCCGTTGCGCTTTTATAGATCATATGATG GGGAAGAAAGTGTCTTACAAAACAATTCATTTGTCAACATCTGGCTTTCGGAGGGAATCATTCGGCAACTTACTGATGAAGAATGGGAAGTATATCGTGAACCCTACCTCGAACCTGGTGAATCAAGGAGACCAACACTGACCTGGCCAAGAGAAATACCAATTGCTAGTGACG GCCCGGCAGATGTTGTAAAATTTGCAACCGACTGGAATGGATTTCTCTCACGATCCTACAACATTCCTAAGCTCTTCATTGATGCAGTGCCGGGAGGCCTATCTCCATATATGAGAGAAATTGTTAAAGATTGGCCTAACCAGTCGACCGTCAGAGTACGAGGTATCCACTTTATTCAGGAAGATTCTCCTGATCATGTTGGCATTGCCATTAGACACTTCCTTAGAAATAAAGTTTTAGATCCCgagtaa